TCGCATTGTCTCGCCTTACGGCGATCTTTTGTAGTCCCTAACTCCTTTGTCTGTACACTTTCAGTGTATCGAAAATCCTGAGGTGTGCTGCGAATGATGATATTATTACCATCAAGGCACAGGATGATGCGGACTCCGTTAATTTTGTGTTCGAAGCCCCGAGTAAGTGTTGCAGCTTTCATTACGGAGCATTCTGCGCGCTATTTGGGAAGAGCCCGCCAATTCTCGTATATGTCGCATTTTTGTGTCTTGGTTGTTGAAGTAGGTTTTATTTGATTTTTTAGTTATTATTGCGACAGATAAGGATCTGTTATTTAGGTGTTCCACATCAATAGGCACTATTCGATCTCGTGCATTAAAGTTAGACGTTTTATTGTTCATTTCACAGACCAAGAAAAGGTGTCCGATTATGAGATGAAGCTGATGAACATTGACGCGGAGCACTTGGGCATTCCGGTAAGTTGTCAATGTGTGCAGTTTCTTCCCGACAGCCTGGTAGAAGGTTATAAAACATTTGACGTGCGCAGACAACACAACCGTGAAGACGGACGCCTACGTGTCTTGTGTTCGCTGTGGTGTTGTCTGCGCTGTTGTGTTGTTTTGGAGGGTGGTAACTGCAGTTCTGTTGTACTTCCTGTTTGCCTGGTACTTTCGCAGGAGACTGATTACAGTGTCGTCGTTAAGATGCCTTCTGGAGAATTCCAGCGCATCTGCCGGGATCTGAGCCAGATCGGCGACTCTGTACAGATCACTTGCACAAAGGATGGTGTGCGGTTTTCCGTCAGCGGTGATCTGGGAACAGGTAATCCGGCGTCATGTTACAATGATCCGTACGCAGTGCTATAGGATTTATTTCTGATCCCTAGCCAGAAGAGAGCATGGATTTTGTGGCTAGCCAACAAAGCAATTCTGCAAGGATGGTGTGTTTGTCCAAGTGCCTGTTGTATGTTATTAACCATGCTTGGTTGTGCAAGCCCTGTATAGCAGTGTGATTTACAGCTGTTTTCAGAACAATATTAAAATTGCTCTGCTGTTATTACATGAGCCTTCCTCATAGCTGCACCAAGTTGTATTGATAGTGTGATTTGCCTATATTTCATACATCGTTGTAATAACCACAAGGCTTATTCAAACGAAGTTCATGGTAGTCTTGGAACAATTCATTTTTTATATGTGCTTGACATACCAATATACTTACTCTGTCACGAAAGTTTGGGCTGGAAATCGAAAAAGGTGTTTGTCACGTTTTTATGCAGCAAGAATTGACCAGTTGGTTCATTACTCACACATTTCTATTGCTCGAGTTGAAAAAGGGAAGACAAGATGAGCATGTCAGTGACTTGCATGTTTGTCTTGTTTATCTTTGTTGTAGTGCTTAGCTGTACAATCAAGATGTTGACAAACATTGAGCTACCTCCCTTTCTCATCATGAATGTTGATTAAGGTTTCAATTTCCTGATTTTGCTCATAAGTATGCCAGCTGGTGGGTGACTAGTATTTGCTGTGGGGAGTGTTTTTGTTTGTCTATTCTGTGTTGCTAATATACTCAAATGACATAACGGGGACAATAGAAGCCAGGTAGCTATATTAACTTGTTCCTACAGATTTTCATGGCCTGTGTTGTCATGCATACAATATTAAAGCAAGGTCAATGACTGTAGACTATGTAGCTGTGACCTGGGCATAGGGGGAAGCTCAAAATTTTCAAACAGCAATGTATCGCTTTGGTGCAAGGGATTTTCACTTGTTTTAGGATAGGTTGGGTTGTGAATGTACAAGTAACTTAATAAAGAATTTATACAAGGCTATTGGGTTACAGAAAAGACTGACAAGAATTGGTTACAATGGGTGAACAAGCTCACTCCGAAGCCAACATTTTAACAACGGGGCTTTTTCAAACGTGTTTCTTTGTTGACACTACTCCAGGCTAAGGCTTCTCTCGTCCACCCATATCTTGCTGATGAAGACAATTTTTGTGCGCAACTCCACATCGGGGCTATGCCATGGACACTCTATCGAAACGTAGATATTTTCAGAGTGTTGCTAAGCGATGGCATTGTGCCGTGTCCACAGCCACCAATGACTGGCTTGTTTAAATTTCCATTGCCATTGTGGAGCCATACGAAGCCAAATCAGGCGACTAAGCTGTACCACTATTTTTGTtttgctagttggttcatacaACAGCCATCATGGTTCCATTTGTGATCGCCAAGCCCTAGAAATGCCTGGCTCAAAGTAAGTTTCAGTCATTTGGCTTTAACACGAGTACCTTTGGCTGGAGTCGAACACTACTAACGATCGTGCCAGAAGGTGATTGACATCATTACGATGGGAATGACTTGAAAAGCTTGAAGCGTGTCTAATTCGGCAGCTGCAAGAAACTGCAGCTAAAAAGGAGGTCTCACTATTTTTCAGTGTATGTGTACGAATAAGGTTTGTTTTCCTCTCCTTGAATTTTGGCCTTCTGCATGCTTGAATCGACCTTGAATTTTGGGTCAAATGTTCTGTACAAAACGTGTCTCTGTCAAAAGTAATGAGAGGTTTCTTGGCATAAGCATTATTTATTCTAAAGGGCTCTGACTGCAGCATTGATTGCAGATTCACATCTTTGGTCATTGAGTAATTGCATGCTTTTGCTAACAACCCCAAGAATAAAATTATAAAATTCCACCAACCACAGCAAGCTACTGATAATGTGCATGGGAAAACTGGCACTGTCAGCAGATCATAAAGTTCATTAAAAAATTTTGGGGGTTGCATTTTAGGTGTGTTTTGTGAGCTTTATACTGTGTTTGAGGAGGGTGTGGGTGACATCTTCAAGCTATTATGTAATCTAGCTGTGATTCTGCTGGTAGATACAAACTATAATGAAGGAGAAATTAAGTATTGGGTTTCTAGATGGTTGAAGTCCATTGTGGCAACTGTAAAATGTGTTTGTTATTATTCCTTGTAGGGAACGTGAAGCTCTCCCAAACGGCCAATGTGGACAAGGAAGAGGAGGCAGTGATCATTGAAATGCAGGAGGCAGTGTCGCTAACGTTTGCCTTGCGCTACCTTAACTCTTTCACCAAGGCCACACCTCTGTCAGCACAGGTGCAGCTGTCAATGTCCGCAGATGTGCCTTTAGGTAAGTAGGCGATTGCTATtatcattgttttttttattattattattattattattattattattcacatAAATGAAATCTTTGTCAAcctatttaagtccactgcaggacaatgGCCACTTTCAGTTAAGCCTAGGCAAATTTCCTAAGCTCATCACGCCATTAAATCTGCTCCCCTTCCTTTGTCACTGTTTATCTCTTTTAGGCAATAGACCAATTTAACCACCTTCAGAGAGTGAGCGCAGTGACCTTGTCGGCACCATGGTGATAGTAGTCCTTGCCGGTTTGACGCTGTACTTGGGTTGAAGGCAACGTTGAGAGAAATGACAATGTCACTGCAAGTTTTTATAGGATATGTAAGGGGGTGATGTTGGGTGATGCGTCTAGCTCAACCTCACTCCTACCGAATCTTTTTATTGTCACATCTCCACCTTTTGATTTCGAGGTATAAGTAGGCTTGTCATGGTATGAACACGATTCATAACACTATTGCCTTTCAACACACTAAGAACTACTACAATCGGCATTCCTTGTGGCAGTGATGACGTAGTGAAACTTGTCATGAAAGCGGTCTATTGGTTATATTCTAAGTATTGGATGGCCTCATCACCACTTGCTCTCAAGTTTGCTAGAATTTGATCAGACTGATTTTTCTCTATTCTGCAGTGTCATCTATCTACATGCTTTTGACTTACTGCTGGTGCATGTCTCTATGAATtgtattctgtacgtctaagagtgACAAGAACTGTGTGACCTTGATTTGAAGTTCAGAGTTTTTATAATGGTGGCTGTCTATCAAAGTAACACAATAGATACCAATGGAAAGGAAATGTTGAGAGCAGCAGAGAATCAGACAGGGCAATTatattaggaaacttgcaggcatgagcattcagaagggagcaacactAAGTACATGAGTCACCATAGAGAAACTCAAGTCAGAGTGACATTCAAAGCGATTTTCTGGCGAAAGAAACACCTGGAGTATTTTTTTCCCTGTAGCGTGTACAACTGAAAGAGCAGGGCTCAATTATCTAAAAATGAATCACTAGACCTTCCAGGACGTAGAACCAGCCAAGTGATAATCCAGCCACAACACTGTCCCACTGAGGCTAGAAAGGGAAAGAGGAGCTAAAATGAAATGGAATATGCTTGAGGGCAGGCTGATAATACAGCAAACCTAGCTGTTAAACTAACTTGTTCACATGTAGattggaagcaagaaaaaaaaaaaaaaaagtgggtccACATGGTACTGACAGTTGAGTTTAATACCAAACCTTCACATCTAATATATAGCTAAGCACATTGCTGCACATTGTTAAGGGGGACCCTGTGGTTTCTTAGATTTTGAAGAAACTTGCCGAGTTTGTGTATTTCAATGTGCTAATTTAAGATATACATTCAGTATTCTTGCAGAGTTGATAACTTTCTAGATATTGGGAAAATGTAATTTTTTTCCAGAACTTGCTTGTAGGTGGGTTATTTACTAAATTACAATATGGTGTAATAAAGATTGGGGTATTAAAATTATCAGGAACCAACAAAGAGCACAAAACATCTTGTGTTCTAAGCCAATTTTCTATTAAGTGAGAGCATGGCAAACTTTTTCAAGTAAGAAGCCATAGTAAGACACAGGTCAAATTACTTTGCTGAAGTTTCTATATTAATATTTGTTCATATTTTAGGTCTGCTGCACTCTAATTGTCTACCTTTGTGATGAAAAAAGAATTATTGCAATAGAATAAGTAGGACCATTGCTATCACTCCAAAACTGTGACACCATCAGAAATCTGTATTGAGAAAACAAGAAATACACATTTCACAACATGTTCACTGTGATTATGGCAAAGATTAAATAAATGCTCTACACCAAACTGGAGCAGAGTAATGCGAAAAGATATTTGGGCCAATACACAGCTCCAAAGCGCAATGTCTCCCCATGATGTGCAAGATGTCACATGTTAGTTGCCACCCTGACCAGTGTGTGAACCATCTGCATTGGTAGGTTATACGACAAATTGGGAACCTTATGCAGTACCTGGGGATGTTGTATGGTAAAGCAGCAGCTGTGTTTACAATGTcccttgcttttttctttcttgtcatcATTGTCTTCAGACTGGTGCCTACCAAATGAACTACACATGGACAATGTGCCAAGATCAGAAAATTATCATATAGTTAATACAAACTTAACAAAAGTATTTTTAACTATTATGCATATTGCATAAAATGGAATAAGTTTTATCATTCAATCTTCCTATCTCCACCAAACTCTCTCCACAATCTTCCACATTTTTTGCAGGAAGGCAGTCAGGTTTACACCATTCCTTTCATCATGTTTCACCATTGCCAGTGGcatctttgtgtccttgtgtggcTGTGTGTACATTGCAAGTAAAAATGATTAGCCTGTATCTGTTACATTGTAGCTAGTGCCCAGGAAAGGGAGAATCACTATGCTTCAGCTACTTATTTATTTACATGAACATTGTTTTTCATGAACTatcttaatgcattaccaattcATCCAAACTGCTGTgcttgtgcttttctttttacttGCAGTGGTAGAGTACAAAATTGAAGACATGGGCTATGTGCGCTACTACCTGGCACCAAAGATAGAGGATTCAGAAGATAACTAAGCATCAACATCTTGTTCACTCTGCTTATTTTTCACCACCACCCTAACCCCTTTCCCCGGTTTAATTGATGTCACCAAATAAATTCACTTGTTCTTTCTTAGTCATGTATTTTATATTTTGCCCATGTTTCCAAGGAAACAGTTGGATTGTGGGCTTATTGCTTACACTGCTATATGCAGATAATTTCATAGTTGACAGACTAGTCACTGTTTACTGCTGCTTCAACTAGATACCGGATGTAAAAGGTTCAATTATATAAATGATTCATGTAGTGACACACTACAGCCCTTCCAGGAAAGAGCAAACAGGGCATTGACTGTGAGTCGTTTCATTGCGTATCGTAAGAGTTATTCAGTTGTGCAAGTGCAGCCTGCAAGGCATGGCCATTTGTGTCTCTTTTGTAGTTGGATGTCGCATTATTGCACATTCCAGCTCTAGCTAACCAGTGGTGCTCGGAAGAATTCTTGTGTTGCTCAGGTAAGCATGTTGCAGAAGAGATTTCCACCTTGGACTTCGTTACTTGACCTCTGAattggagcactgcacgggcttgatGATCGGCCCAGGCCCACTTTACGAGGCCCA
The DNA window shown above is from Dermacentor silvarum isolate Dsil-2018 chromosome 1, BIME_Dsil_1.4, whole genome shotgun sequence and carries:
- the LOC119436407 gene encoding proliferating cell nuclear antigen, producing the protein MFEARLVQGALLKKVLEAVKDLINEATWDCSATGISLQAMDNSHVSLVSLNLRSDGFDKFRCDRNLSMGMNLASVSKILRCAANDDIITIKAQDDADSVNFVFEAPNQEKVSDYEMKLMNIDAEHLGIPETDYSVVVKMPSGEFQRICRDLSQIGDSVQITCTKDGVRFSVSGDLGTGNVKLSQTANVDKEEEAVIIEMQEAVSLTFALRYLNSFTKATPLSAQVQLSMSADVPLVVEYKIEDMGYVRYYLAPKIEDSEDN